One region of Candidatus Neomarinimicrobiota bacterium genomic DNA includes:
- the rpmJ gene encoding 50S ribosomal protein L36: protein MKVRSSVRKICDKCKIIRRKGVVRVICANPKHKQRQG, encoded by the coding sequence ATGAAAGTAAGATCATCGGTCAGAAAAATCTGTGACAAGTGCAAAATCATTCGCCGGAAGGGTGTTGTTAGAGTTATCTGTGCGAACCCAAAGCATAAGCAAAGACAAGGATAA
- the map gene encoding type I methionyl aminopeptidase encodes MVNIRSEREIGKIRESGRIVYETLSALAEKIVFGVTGKELDQFAETFIRDQGGEPAFKGYMDYPSTLCISINDEVVHGIPGGRELQDGDIVSIDCGVLKDDYYGDSARTYAVGDVASDVRDLMRVTEEALYIGVEKTTHGNQVSDIGHAIQSHVEEHGFSVVRELVGHGIGRELHEDPQVPNYGSPGQGVELKEGMCLAIEPMVNLGDKEIFTKDDSWTICTRDGKPSAHFEHTVLVGKDGAQILSNGVYQEAADYAVA; translated from the coding sequence ATGGTAAACATTCGTAGTGAAAGAGAGATCGGGAAAATCCGGGAGAGCGGCCGTATCGTTTATGAAACACTTTCTGCCCTTGCGGAAAAGATTGTTTTCGGTGTAACCGGAAAGGAACTGGATCAGTTTGCTGAAACCTTTATACGGGATCAGGGTGGGGAGCCCGCTTTCAAAGGATATATGGATTACCCGTCCACTCTTTGCATTTCAATCAATGATGAAGTGGTTCACGGTATTCCCGGTGGCCGGGAATTGCAGGATGGCGATATTGTTAGTATCGACTGTGGCGTTTTGAAGGATGATTATTATGGAGACAGTGCTCGAACATACGCTGTGGGTGACGTGGCTTCAGATGTGCGAGATTTGATGAGGGTAACTGAAGAAGCTCTCTACATCGGAGTGGAAAAAACGACCCATGGGAATCAAGTGTCTGATATAGGTCACGCCATTCAGTCTCACGTGGAAGAACACGGCTTTTCAGTAGTGAGAGAACTGGTCGGCCACGGTATCGGCAGAGAGCTTCATGAAGATCCACAGGTTCCGAACTATGGGTCCCCCGGTCAAGGTGTTGAACTGAAGGAAGGGATGTGCCTTGCCATAGAACCAATGGTGAATCTCGGTGATAAGGAAATCTTTACGAAGGATGACAGCTGGACAATTTGTACCAGAGATGGTAAGCCGTCGGCACATTTTGAACATACAGTTTTGGTGGGGAAAGATGGTGCCCAGATTTTGAGTAACGGAGTTTATCAGGAAGCGGCTGACTACGCGGTTGCCTGA
- the rpsM gene encoding 30S ribosomal protein S13: MARIAGVDLPRDKKVEFSLCSIYGIGRTSAQKVLAESGVDGNIRVKDLTEDQVSSIREVVGKMKVEGEMRTENTMNIKRLIDIGSYKGFRHRRGLPVNGQRTKTNARTRKGRKRTVGLGKKTVVGKKG; encoded by the coding sequence ATGGCTCGTATTGCTGGTGTTGATTTACCGAGAGATAAGAAAGTAGAATTTTCACTCTGCTCCATTTACGGCATTGGGCGGACTTCCGCCCAGAAAGTGCTCGCTGAATCAGGCGTTGACGGTAATATCCGTGTTAAAGATTTGACGGAGGATCAGGTATCGTCCATTCGTGAAGTGGTGGGAAAGATGAAGGTTGAAGGTGAAATGAGAACCGAGAACACCATGAATATTAAGCGTCTCATAGATATCGGCTCATACAAGGGATTTCGTCACCGCCGCGGTCTTCCTGTAAATGGTCAGAGAACAAAAACAAATGCGCGTACCCGCAAAGGAAGAAAGCGGACTGTTGGTCTCGGCAAAAAAACAGTAGTAGGCAAGAAAGGATAA